GGTATCTCTTATCCTCGATTTTCTTGCAAACGGAATGACGGTTAAGGAACTTCTTGAGGAATATCCCCAATTGACAGAAGAAGACATCCGGGCTGCTATCGCCTATGGCGCGGAGATGTCCAGAGAACGTTATGTTGAAGTCCCTGCCGAAACGTCCTGATGAAATTCAAGCTCGACGAGAATTTTGGAAGGCGAACCCAGCAAATTTTCCTTGCCGGCGGACATGATGTCTTGACAGTTCGCGATCAGGAATTGCAGAGTTGTGCCGATGACCGACTTTACGAAGTATGTTGTTCT
Above is a window of Thermodesulfovibrionales bacterium DNA encoding:
- a CDS encoding DUF433 domain-containing protein, which produces MANPLLQRISIDPNICFGKPRIKGTRIWVSLILDFLANGMTVKELLEEYPQLTEEDIRAAIAYGAEMSRERYVEVPAETS